The genomic region CCCCGGCGGCCCCGGGCAGGACACGCCCCGCCGCTCCGGACGGAACGGTGCTTCCGGCGCGAAAGGCTCGCGCGGCAGGGCTCGCGACGATCACGCCGACAACGCCACACAGACGGGACAGGCGGCACAGGCGGCACAGGCCGAGAACGCCGGGCAAGGCAGCCCGGGGGCGCCCCTCATCATCGCGGCGCTCGACGTGCCTCGCCGCTCCGGCGCGCGTGCCCGCGCCCGGGTCGACAACCGCTCCCACGGCACGGACCCCTCCGGCACCCGAGCCGCCACCGACTCACCCGCGCACGACGACCGTGATGGCCACAAGGGCCACGCCAGCCACAACGCACCCGGCCACCCCGCCACCCCGCATCATCCCGACAGCCCCGGTAACCCCGGCAGCCCCGGCAGCCCCGGGCTCGGCCAACCTGACCACCCCGGCCACCCCGGCCACCTGCTGGACCCCCAACACCCTCCCGCCCCCCTCCCCACCCCCGGCGGCCTCCCCTGGGGTGCCGCCGTCCTCGCGGCCGGGCTCGCCGTGGAGACGTACGCCGGTCGTGCCGCCTCCTCCCTCGCAGGGCCCGCGCTGCCCGGCGGGTTCACGGGCGGGCCCATCGGTGTGCTCGTCGGCTGGGCGCTCACCGCGTTCGGTCTCGCGCTGGCCGGGCCCGCGATCACGCACCTCTGCGGCAGGCTGCTCCAGGCCGTGCGGCCGGGCGCCCTGCGGCTGCTCGCCGGACGCGTGCTGATGGAGGAGGCGGCCCGCATCGGGCAACCGCTCGGTGTGCTGTGTGCGGTGGCGTCGGGGGTGTACGCCATGGCCGTGCTCTACGGCAGCGCGCGCCCCGATGTCGGGCCGCTCACCACGCTGGGCGCGCTGCTCGTCGCGGGGTGCGCCGTCGCGACGCTCCTGACCGCCGCGGTGGAGGCGAGGCACGCGCGCGCCGACACCGCTGCCGCCCTGCTGCGGCTCGGGGCGCCCGCCACCACGCTGCGTGTCGTCGCCGCCCTCCGCGCCGGCGCCCTGCTCGCCGTCTTCGGGCCGCTGACCTGGGCGGTCGCGGAGCTGGCCGCGGCTCCACTGACCCGCTGACGGCTCGTACGGGAATCCCTTGATTCCCGTACGGGATCGGAATCGGGGTCGGGACCGGCTCGGTGTTCGAAAAAGTTCGCGGGCGCCGATGATTTTCCGGCGGCCCGCCGGTCTACCCCTGCGAACAGCACATCACCGACGGGAGAGACCTCACCATGTACCAGCAGATGATCTTCGTGAACCTGGCCGTGAACGACCTCGACGCCTCGAAGAAGTTCTTCACGGAGCTCGGCTACCCGCTGAACGCGCAGTTCTCGGACGAGAACTGCGCGTCCGTCGTGATCAGCGACACGATCGTCGTGATGCTGCTGAGCAAGCAGCGCTACGCGGACTTCACGAAGAAGGAGATCGCGGACTCGACGAAGACCAGCGAGGTGCTGCTGTGTCTGAGCGCCGAGAGCCGCGCGAAGGTGGACGAGCTGGTCGACAAGGCGATCGCGGCGGGCGGTTCGGCTAGCGGCGAGACCCAGGACTACGGCCAGATGTACGGCCGCGCCTTCGACGACCCGGACGGCCACACCTTCGAGGTCATGTGGATGGACCCGGCGGCCGTCCAGGGCTGAACCGCCGCGCTTAGCATGGGCGGGTGCAGACGAGCCCCGCCCATGTGGCCCACCACAACGACCGTGAGATCGAGACGCTGGAGGAGTTCGACGCCGTCGTCTCGGCCCGCGGCACCCTCACCGGCTTTCGCGTTCAGGCCGTCGATCTGACGGACCGTACAAGGGAGTTGCTGGCCAGCAGCGCCACCGACGCCGTCTTCCTCGGCTGCCCGATGCGGGAGAACGCCGCGGCGAAGGTGCGTGCCGACGGCGCCCTCGTCTTCCCGCCCCTCCCCGGCCTGCCCTTCGACCCGTACCGCGGTCATCTCTACCGCCCCGACGAGCTGTTCGCCTCGCTCGACAAGGGGTACGAGGAGACACCGGACGCCCTCGCGTACACCTGGTTCCAGCGGACCAAGGCCGACGGCGACATCTACGCGTCGATGCTGCGCTCGGTCCACGACGACGCCGTCTCCGACGCTCTCGACGAACTCCTGCGCGGCACACGGGTGGTGGGCGTGATGGGCGGCCACGCGATCGCACGCGGCACGGAGGCATACGGCGGCGCGGCCCGGCTCGGCCGCGCGCTCGCGCGCGCCGGGTTCACGGTGGCGACGGGCGGCGGCCCCGGCGCGATGGAGGCGGCGAACCTCGGCGCGTACGCGGCCCCGTACGACGACACCATGCTGGACGAGGCGTGCGAACTCCTCGCGGAGGCACCGTCGTTCGTCCCGTCGGTGACCGACTGGGCGCGCGCCGCCTTCGAGGTACGCACGCGCTGGCCGAAAGGCAACACCTCCGTCGGCATCCCCACCTGGTTCTACGGGCACGAGCCGCCGAACGCCTTCGCCTCCCACATCGCCAAGTACTTCGCCAACGCCACCCGCGAGGACGGCCTGCTGGCGCGCTCGAACGCGGGCGTCGTGTTCCTGCCCGGCGCCGCCGGCACGGTCCAGGAGATCTTCGACAACACGACCCCCAACTACTACGAGTCCCGCGGCGAACCGACCCCGATGGTGCTGGTGAACCGCGCCCACTGGACAGAGCGCCTGCCCGCCTGGCCTCTGCTCCAGGCGCTCGCCCGCGACCGCTCGATGGAGTCCCGGATCGCCCTCGTCGACCGGTTCGAGGAGGCACCGGAGGCGCTCATACGGTTGGCCGATGTAAGTGAAAGTTAAGCCCTCATGTAAATGAAAGCTAAAGCCAAGGGTCAAGACGGACACACAGATTGACAACCCGAGAGGCGGCCCAATAAACCTGTGTGGCGTCTGGGATTGCTGTTTCTTCACAGCCGCTCCCACCACCCCCCTCGTTGTGCATCCCGTGAAGGGCAATCGTGTCCATATCTCGCCGTACCGCACGTTCTGTGCGCATTCTCGGAGTTGCCTCCGGTTCGGTCGCGCTCACGCTCGGCCTGGCCGGCAACGCGCTCGCCTGCAACATCAGTGAGTTCTCGGCCGTCGCCAAGTGCGACGGCGCCAAGGGCGTCATCAGCGTCACCGACAAGGACCCCACCGGCGTCCCGGCCACGGTGACGGTCTACCTGGAGAACAAGGGTGCCGACGAGAAGCTCGTCGACACCCAGGAGGTCAAGGGCTCCCGCGAGGGCGTGACCATCGACTTCTCGGAGGACTGGAAGCCGAACGCGGAGTACCGGATCCACGTCAAGGCCGGCAACCAGGTCGACGAGGACATCAAGCCGAACCTCGTCACCCCGTCCGAGGCCTGCAAGTCCTCGGAGCCGTCGACGCCTCCGGCCACCCCGTCCCCGTCCGAGGAGCCCTCCTCGCCGGTGACCCCGAAGCCGGAATCCCCGGAGCCCTCGGAGTCGGACAGCACCCCGCCCGCGTCGGGCGGCGGCAGCACGCCGTCTCCCGCGGGCGGCGACTCGAACCTCGCCGAGACCGGCTCCAGCTCCAACACCGGTGCGATCGCCGGGATAGCGGCCGCGCTCGTGGCCGCCGGCGCCGGCGTGATGTTCGCCCTGCGCCGCCGCGGCGCGACGAACGGCCGCTGAGTACGACCTGGTTCACCCGGTTCCACCAGGCGTGGCCCGCCCCTCGTGAGGGGGGCGGGCCACCGCCGCGTTTCGCGCCCCTGAAAGCGAGGGCGCAGCCCCGCTTTTCAGGGGCGCGGGGCTGTATCGATATGCGGCTCCGCCGCGCGGGCGCGACCAGCCCCCACCGAACCCGCAGACGAACCCCGCGGCAAGCGCAACGCACTCACTCAGCCGAACGTGGCCCGCTCCAGCCAGAAGTCCAACAACTCCCGCTCCCCCAGCACCTCCAACCGCCCACCGTCCGGCGCCATTCGGCGATAGAAGGCGAGCATCACCTCGGTGAGCGGCCCCCGCAGCGCGACGGTCGCCTTCTCGTGACCACGCCGCCAGTCGATGCCCTCGTCCTCGAACTCGATGAGCCACTCGGCGTCCAGGCCGGGCTCGGTGTCGGTGGCGTGGAGGTGGATACTGCGGCCCGCGCCGCGCAGTTCCGTCGCGGCATCGCTCGGATACTTCTCCTGCGCGAACCGCACGATCTGCAGCCACTCGTCGATCGCGTCGGCGGCGACCTCCGGCGCCACCTGGTACGTCACGCCCGCGGCGATCGCCGCGTCGGCCCGGTGGATCACCGTCTCGTGGGTCATGCGCCGCGCCCAGAACCCGGCCGTGTGCTCCCAGGCCCAGGACCAGGCGGCGGTGTCGGCCCCGGCGGAGCGAAAGGTCTCCGCGGCCTTCTCGGCGCCCTCCGCGAGCCAGGCGTCAAGGGCGGCGGGGCCGTCGTCCTCCGGTCCCCCGACGGCGGCCACGTGCTCGGCCGACACGTCCTTCGTCACCCTCGTCCGCACGATGTACTCGGTCCCGCGGTGCGCCTCGCCCACATGCACGGCGAGCTGCCGCAGCGTCCAGTCGGGACAGGTCGGTACGGTCGCACCGAGATCGACTCCGGCGAGGTGCGACCTCAACAGCGCGGTCTGCCCGACGATTTCGCCGCAGTAGCGGTCGTGCCCAAGTAGCGTCATGAGCCGCACCCTAGGCTCCGCGGGCACCCCCGAGTACGACAATTTCCGCCGCGTCGAACGCCACCCCGACCTCTTCCCCCGGCTCCGGCGCATCCCGCAGCGCACACGCCGCCTCCAGCCGCGGCGCGTCCTCGGGCTGCAGGCGTACGGCCACATGCGTGCCCCGGAACGTCCGCGCGGCCACCGTGCAGCGCAGCCCGTCGGCCGCCGGTACGAGCCGGACGCCCGCGGGCCTGACGAGCAGAGTGACGTCGCCCTGCGGGGCGTCCGGGGGCACCGGCAGCTTGCCCCACGGCGTGTCCGCGGCTTCCCCGGCGACGGTCGCCCCGGTCACGTTCTCGAATCCGAGGAAGCGGGCCACGAAGGCGTCGGCCGGGCGCTGCCAGACCTCAAGTGGCGTACCGGACTGGGCGATCCGGCCGTCCCGCATGACGACGACCCGGTCGGCGAGCGCGAACGCCTCGCCCTGGTCGTGGGTGACCGCGAGCACGGTGGTCCCCAACTCGCCGAAGAGTTCGCGGAGTTCGACCACCAGCCGCTCCCGCAGCGAGCGGTCCAGCTGGCCGAGGGGTTCGTCGAGCATGAGCAGCCGGGGGCGGGGCGCGAGGGCCCGGGCGAGCGCGACGCGCTGCTGTTCCCCACCGGAGAGGGAGGCGACGGCCCGCTCATGGGCGCCGGGCAACCCCACGAGATCCAGCAACTCACCCACACGTACCGCCTGTTGGTCCCTCGACTCGCCGTGCATCCGCAGCCCGAAGGCCACGTTGCCGCCGACGTCGCGCTGCGGGAACAGCTGGTGGTCCTGGAACATCAGGCCCACACCACGCTTGTGCGCGGGCACGCCGTGGAGGTCGCGGCCGTCCAGGAACACCCGTCCTTCGTCCAGGAGTTGGAGCCCGGCGACCGCCCGCAGCAGGGTCGACTTGCCGCTGCCGCTGGGCCCGAGCACGCACACGATCTCGTGCTCGGCGACATCGAGTCCGACGGAGTCGAGCACGGCCCGCCCGCCGAACCGTACGGTCGCCCCGTCGAGCTTCAGCATGGGCCCCGGCGCCGGCCCGGTCATGGCATCGCTCATGGCATCGCGCATGGTCAGAACTCCCCGGTCCGGTCGGTGCGAAGGCGTTCGAGAACCAGCAGCGCCACCGCGCACACCACCATCAAGATCGTCGAAAGGGCCATGGCCTGCCCGTAGTTGAGCTCCCCGGCCCGCCCGAGCAGCCGTGCCACGGCGACCGGCAGCGTCGGGTTGTCGGGCCGCGCGATGAAGACGGTCGCGCCGAACTCGCCCAGCGACACGGCGAAGGCGAACCCGGCCGCGATCAGCAGCGCCCGCCGCACCATCGGCAGATCGACCTCGCGCCACACCCGCCACGGCGAGGCCCCGAGCACGGCCGCCGCCTCGCGCAGCCGTCCGTCCACCGCCCGCAGCACGGGCAGCATGGTCCGTACGACGAAGGGGACGCCCACCAGCGCCTGCGCGAGCGGCACGAGGATCCAGGTGCTCCGGAGGTCCAGCGGAGGCTCGTCGAGCGCGATGAGGAAGCCGAACCCGACCGTCACGGCGGATACGCCGAGCGGCAGCATCAGCAGGGCGTCGAAGCCCCGTACGAGACGGCCGGCGTCCCGGCGGGTGAGGGCGGCGGCCGCGAGTCCGCCGATCAGCAGGGCGATGGCGGTGGCGGCGAGGGCGTACCGCAGCGAGTTGCCGATGGCCTCGATCGGCGGCACGAGGAAGATGCCGCCTTCGTCGCTGGTCAGCGCCTTGTAGTAGCCGAATCCGGGGGCGTCGAGGGATCGCTCGACGAGCACGGCCAGCGGCAGCACCAGCAGGACGGCGATGGTGCCGAGGACGGCGGCGAGCAGCGCCCACTGCCCGGCGCCGCGCGGCCGTCGTGCCGTCGCGGACGCGTCGACCAGGCGCAGGGCGGTCTCCCGCCGCCGTACCGTCCACGCATGGACGGCGAGGATCGCGCCGACCGCCACGAACTGGACGAGCGTCAGGACGGCGGCCGTCGAGAGGTCGAAGATCTCCGAGGTCTGCCGGTAGATCTCGACTTCGAGCGTCGAGAAGGTCGGGCCGCCGAGAATCTGCACCACACCGAACGAGGTGAAGGTGAAGAGGAAGACCATCAGCGCGGCCGCGGCGACCGCCGGGCCGAGCGCCGGCAGCGTCACCCTGCGCCAGGCGGCGAACCGTGAGGCGCCGAGCACCCGCGCGGCCTCCTCCTGACGCGGATCGAGCTGCGACCAGAGGCCGCCGACCGTGCGGACGACGACCGCGTAGTTGAAGAAGACGTGCGCGAGCAGGATCGCCCACACCGTCGTGTCGAGCCGTACGCCCCACAGCTCGTCCAGGAGCCCACCACGGCCGAGCAGCGCCAGGAAGGCCGTTCCGACGACCACGGTCGGCAAGACGAACGGCACGGTCACGACGGCCCGCAGGATCTGCTTGCCCCTGAAATCGAAGCGTGCGAAGACGTACGCGCCGGGGAGCGCGATCAGCAGGGTGAGCGCGGTCGACGCGAGCGCCTGCCACGTCGTGAACCACAGCACATGCCGGATGTCCGACTGCGCGAGCACCTCCCCGATGCGCCCGAACCGCCAGACCCCGTCGACCTTGAGCCCGCGGGCCGTGATCGCCGCGACCGGGTAGGCGAAGAAGAGCCCGAAGAACGCGACGGGCACGGCCATGAGACCGAGCCGGGCCGCGCTCCCCGTATGCGGGCGCGTGCGAGGGCGCGTACGGGGGCGTGGCCGTCGGCGCGCGGGCGGCTCCGCCTCGGCGCGACGCTCTACTTCAGTACGAGCGAGGTCCATGACTTGACCCACTCGTCACGGTTGTCGGCGATCTTGGCGGGGTCGAGGGTCTCGGGGTTCTGGGCGGCCGGGCCGAACTTCGTGAACTCGGCGGGGACCTTCGCACCCTCGACGACGGGATACACGAACATGTTCAGCGGCATGTCCTCCTGGAACGCCTTGCCGACCAGGAAGTCGATGAACGCCTTGCCGCCCTCGGTGTTCTTGGCGTTGCTGAGCAGGCCCGCGTACTCGACCTGGCGGAAGCAGGTGCCGTCCGCGACACCGGTCGGCGCGGTCTTCGGGATCGGGTCGGCGTAGATGACCTCGGCGGGCGGGGACGAGGCGTACGAGACGACGAGCGGCCGGTCGCCCTTGGCCTTCTTGCCACCGGCGGACCCGGAGAACTCCACGTTGTAGGCCTGCTCCCAGCCGTCGACGACCTTCACGCCGTTGGCCTTGAGCTTCTTCCAATACCCCTGCCAACCGTCGTCGCCATACTTCGCGGCGGTCCCGAGCAGGAAGCCGAGACCGGGCGAGGACGTCGAGGCGTTCTCGGTGACGAGCAGGTTCTTGTACGCGGGCTTGATCAGATCGTCGAAGGACGTCGGCGGGGCCAGCTTGTGCTCGCTGAAGTAGGCCTTGTCGTAGTTGACGCAGATGTCACCGGAGTCGATGGGCGTGACCCGGTGCTTGTCCTGGTCGACCCGGTACTCGGCCTTGATGCCACCGGCGCCCTTGGCCTCGTACGACTGGAACAGCCCGTTGTCGAGCGCCCGCGAGAGCAGCGTGTTGTCGACGCCGAAGAAGACGTCGCCCTGCGGGTTGTCCTTGGTGAGGATGGCCTTGTTGACGGCCGTCCCGGCGTCGCCGTCCTTCAGAACCCTGACCTTGTACCCGGACTCCTTCTCGAACGTCTTCAGTACGTCCTTGGTGTAGGCGAAGGAGTCATGGCTGACGAGGGTGACGGTCTTGGATCCGGAGCCCTCGTCGCCGGAGTCGGACGACCCGCACGCGGCGAGCGTGACAAGGCCGAGCCCCACGGCCACGGCCGTGAACTTCCTGGTGGTGCTCACTGAATTCCTCCTGGGGGTGACCAGGAAGAGACGCGGCCCTGCCCGGGACCTCGGTCGGTTCCCGGGCAGGGCGCAACAGCTTGAGTAGTGACCGAACTTCCTACCCAGAATGACCTGGGCAAGGTTCAGAGGGTCTGCGGGCTGTCCCGCACTCTCAGCGCTGTGGCGCTCCCCTGTCGGAATATGAAGATTTGACTGGCGATGTGCTTACGGAGGCCAGACTACCTCCCGGCCACCGGCCGAAACCCACCGCTCGGGACTACCGCTCGGTACCCACCGCTCGGCGCCTACCGCTCGGTCGCCGCGAGCTGCCCGCAGGCTCCGTCGATCTCCTGGCCACGGGTGTCCCGGACGGTGACGGGCACTCCATGGGCGGCGATCGCCTCGACGAACGCCTTCTCGTCCTCGGGCCGCGAGGCCGTCCACTTGGAGCCGGGTGTCGGGTTCAGCGGAATCAGGTTCACATGCACGGGCTTGCCCTTGAGCATCCGCCCGAGCCGGTCGCCGCGCCACGCCTGGTCATTGATGTCGCGGATGAGCGCGTACTCGATGGAGAGCCGGCGCCCGGACCTGGCCGCGTACTCCCAGCCGGCGTCCAGCACTTCCCGTACCTTCCACCGCGTGTTGACCGGGACGAGGGTGTCGCGCAGTTCGTCGTCCGGTGCGTGCAGGGAGATGGCGAGTCGGCACTTGAAGCCCTCGTCGGCGAACCGGTGGATGGCGGGGACGAGGCCCACCGTGGAGACGGTGATCCCTCGCTGCGACAGCCCGAGCCCGTCCGGCTCCGGGTCGGTGAGGGCCCGGATGGACTGCACGACCCGCTTGTAGTTGGCCAGCGGCTCGCCCATCCCCATGAAGACGATGTTGCTGAGCCGCGCGGGCCCACCGGGAATCTCCCCGTCCCGCAGCGCCCGCATCCCGTCCACGATCTGGTGCACGATCTCACCGGTGGAGAGATTCCGGTCGAGGCCGGCCTGTCCGGTCGCGCAGAACGGGCAGTTCATCCCGCAGCCCGCCTGCGAGCTGATGCACATGGTGACCCGGTCCGGGTAGCGCATCAGCACAGACTCGACGAGCGTGCCGTCGAAGAGCCGCCAGAGGGTCTTGCGGGTGGTGTCCTCGTCGGTGGAGAGATGCCGCACGACCGTCATCAGCTCGGGCAGCAGCGCCTCCTGGAGCTTGGCGCGCGACCCCGCGGGGATGTCGGTCCACTGCTCCGGATCGTGCGCGTACCGCGCGAAGTAGTGCTGCGAGAGCTGCTTGGCGCGAAACGGTTTCTCACCGATCGCGGCAACGGCCTCTTTCCGCTCGGCGGGCGTGAGATCGGCAAGGTGCCGCGGCGGCTTCTTGGCTCCGCGCGGGGCGACGAAAGTGAGTTCTCCGGGCTTAGGCATGGCCGTACCAGTGTCGCAGACGTACGAAGAGGGGCTCGCCACCCTGTGGACAACGAGCCCCTCGTGCACATCTCTGCAGGTCAGCCAGCCAGGCCTTCGGCGGACAGTCTCAGCCCGACCCGACGAAGATCACCATCAGCAGCCATACCACCGGAGCCGTAGGCAGCAAGGAGTCCAGGCGGTCCATGATCCCGCCGTGTCCCGGCAGCAAGGTGCCCATGTCCTTGATGCCCAGGTCCCGCTTGATCATCGACTCGCCGAGGTCGCCGAGGGTGGCGCTGGCCGCGACCGCGAGGCCGAGGAGCAGGCCCTGCCACCAGGTGCCGTCGTCGACGAGGAACTGCATGCACACCGCGCCCGCCGCCATGGCGAAGGCGACCGCGCCGAGCAGGCCCTCGCGGGTCTTGCCGGGGCTGATGCGCGGGGCGAGCTTGTGCCTGCCGAAGCGCCAGCCGACCGCGTACGCGCCCGTGTCGCTGACCACGGCCAGCAGCAGGAACGTGAGGACCCGCCGCGCACCGTCGTCCGCGGTGAGCATCATCGCCACGAACGTGGCCAGGAACGGGATGTAGAAGGCCGCGAAGACCCCCGCGGTGACGTCCTTGAGGTAGCCCTCGGGCGGTTCCGTCATCCGCCAGACCAGGACCGCGAGCGCGGTGAGCGCCATGGCGACCCAGGCACCCTCGGCGCCCCGGACGTATCCGGAGATCACCAACGCGGCACCGCCGACCGCCAGCGGCACGAGCGGCGCCTTGATGCCCTTCTGCTCCGCGAGCCGCGACGTGAGCTCCCACAGGCCGACCACGACGGCGACCGTTATCACTCCGACGAACGCGGCCTTGACGACGAACAGCGACGCGACGATCACCGCGGCGAGCCCGACCCCGACTCCTATGGCAGCGCCCAGGTCGCGGCCCGCGCTCTTCTTCTGCGGCGCGGGTGCGGGGTGTGCGGCGCTGGACATGGGCTCCTGCGGATTCTGCGCCTGGTGGGACGAAGCCTGGTGGGACGAGGCCTGCGGCGATGTCGGCGGTGTCTCGTCGCCGAACAGGGGGCCGCCCGTCCGAGCAGCCCCCCGGTCGTCATCCTGGTCTCCGCCATGCGCGGGTACGTCGGGCATGGGGCGAGTCTGCTGCGCGTGGTGCGCATCGTAGGCGGGACCCGCCGGGGCAGCCCCCTGGACAGGCCCCTGGTCGGACGGCGCCCAGTACCCGGCTTGTGGAGGCGCCCCCCAGGAAGAGTCGTTCATCAGACCTCGAGCAGCTCTGCTTCCTTGTGCTTGAGCAGCTCGTCCACCTGAGCGACGTACTTCGCGGTGGTGTCGTCGAGCTCCTTCTCCGCACGGCGGCCCTCGTCCTCGCCGACCTCGCCATCCTTGATCAGCTTGTCGATGGCGTCCTTGGCCTTGCGGCGGACGGAGCGGATCGAGATCTTGGAGTCCTCGGCCTTGGTGCGGGCCACCTTGATGTAGTCCTTGCGGCGCTCCTCGGTCAGCTCGGGGAACACCACCCGGATGATATTGCCGTCGTTGCTCGGGTTGACGCCGAGGTCGGAGTCACGGATCGCCTGCTCGATGTTGCGCATCGCGCTCTTGTCGAACGGGGTCACCACGGCCATGCGCGGCTCGGGCACCGAGAACGAGGCCAGCTGGTTGATCGGCGTCAGCGCGCCGTAGTAGTCCGCCACGATCTTGTTGAACATCGCCGGGTGCGCACGGCCGGTGCGGATTGCGGCGAAGTCCTCCTTGGCGACCACGACGGCCTTCTCCATCTTCTCCTCGGCCTCGAGGAGGGTCTCTTCGATCACCACTTGCTCCTGCGTGTCTTGAGTAGGCCCGGCTGCGGTTCCTTGGCGGGTAGGCGGCCGGCTGCGTCGCGTCTTATTCCTGCACGGTTCCCGACCGGCAGGACATTGTCCATCCCCCGGTCAGGCCCGACTGCCCTGGTCGCCCACAAGCGTGCCGATCTTCTCACCCTTGACGGCCCGCGCGATATTGCCCTCGGCCAGAAGCTCGAAGACGAGGATCGGGAGCTTGTTGTCGCGGCACAGGGTGATCGCGGTCATGTCGGCGACCTTGAGGTCTCGGGTGATGACCTCGCCATAGCTCAGCGAGTC from Streptomyces sp. NBC_00878 harbors:
- a CDS encoding VOC family protein, with the translated sequence MYQQMIFVNLAVNDLDASKKFFTELGYPLNAQFSDENCASVVISDTIVVMLLSKQRYADFTKKEIADSTKTSEVLLCLSAESRAKVDELVDKAIAAGGSASGETQDYGQMYGRAFDDPDGHTFEVMWMDPAAVQG
- a CDS encoding LOG family protein is translated as MQTSPAHVAHHNDREIETLEEFDAVVSARGTLTGFRVQAVDLTDRTRELLASSATDAVFLGCPMRENAAAKVRADGALVFPPLPGLPFDPYRGHLYRPDELFASLDKGYEETPDALAYTWFQRTKADGDIYASMLRSVHDDAVSDALDELLRGTRVVGVMGGHAIARGTEAYGGAARLGRALARAGFTVATGGGPGAMEAANLGAYAAPYDDTMLDEACELLAEAPSFVPSVTDWARAAFEVRTRWPKGNTSVGIPTWFYGHEPPNAFASHIAKYFANATREDGLLARSNAGVVFLPGAAGTVQEIFDNTTPNYYESRGEPTPMVLVNRAHWTERLPAWPLLQALARDRSMESRIALVDRFEEAPEALIRLADVSES
- a CDS encoding LAETG motif-containing sortase-dependent surface protein, whose product is MRILGVASGSVALTLGLAGNALACNISEFSAVAKCDGAKGVISVTDKDPTGVPATVTVYLENKGADEKLVDTQEVKGSREGVTIDFSEDWKPNAEYRIHVKAGNQVDEDIKPNLVTPSEACKSSEPSTPPATPSPSEEPSSPVTPKPESPEPSESDSTPPASGGGSTPSPAGGDSNLAETGSSSNTGAIAGIAAALVAAGAGVMFALRRRGATNGR
- a CDS encoding maleylpyruvate isomerase family mycothiol-dependent enzyme, producing the protein MTLLGHDRYCGEIVGQTALLRSHLAGVDLGATVPTCPDWTLRQLAVHVGEAHRGTEYIVRTRVTKDVSAEHVAAVGGPEDDGPAALDAWLAEGAEKAAETFRSAGADTAAWSWAWEHTAGFWARRMTHETVIHRADAAIAAGVTYQVAPEVAADAIDEWLQIVRFAQEKYPSDAATELRGAGRSIHLHATDTEPGLDAEWLIEFEDEGIDWRRGHEKATVALRGPLTEVMLAFYRRMAPDGGRLEVLGERELLDFWLERATFG
- a CDS encoding ABC transporter ATP-binding protein; its protein translation is MLKLDGATVRFGGRAVLDSVGLDVAEHEIVCVLGPSGSGKSTLLRAVAGLQLLDEGRVFLDGRDLHGVPAHKRGVGLMFQDHQLFPQRDVGGNVAFGLRMHGESRDQQAVRVGELLDLVGLPGAHERAVASLSGGEQQRVALARALAPRPRLLMLDEPLGQLDRSLRERLVVELRELFGELGTTVLAVTHDQGEAFALADRVVVMRDGRIAQSGTPLEVWQRPADAFVARFLGFENVTGATVAGEAADTPWGKLPVPPDAPQGDVTLLVRPAGVRLVPAADGLRCTVAARTFRGTHVAVRLQPEDAPRLEAACALRDAPEPGEEVGVAFDAAEIVVLGGARGA
- a CDS encoding iron ABC transporter permease, which gives rise to MAVPVAFFGLFFAYPVAAITARGLKVDGVWRFGRIGEVLAQSDIRHVLWFTTWQALASTALTLLIALPGAYVFARFDFRGKQILRAVVTVPFVLPTVVVGTAFLALLGRGGLLDELWGVRLDTTVWAILLAHVFFNYAVVVRTVGGLWSQLDPRQEEAARVLGASRFAAWRRVTLPALGPAVAAAALMVFLFTFTSFGVVQILGGPTFSTLEVEIYRQTSEIFDLSTAAVLTLVQFVAVGAILAVHAWTVRRRETALRLVDASATARRPRGAGQWALLAAVLGTIAVLLVLPLAVLVERSLDAPGFGYYKALTSDEGGIFLVPPIEAIGNSLRYALAATAIALLIGGLAAAALTRRDAGRLVRGFDALLMLPLGVSAVTVGFGFLIALDEPPLDLRSTWILVPLAQALVGVPFVVRTMLPVLRAVDGRLREAAAVLGASPWRVWREVDLPMVRRALLIAAGFAFAVSLGEFGATVFIARPDNPTLPVAVARLLGRAGELNYGQAMALSTILMVVCAVALLVLERLRTDRTGEF
- a CDS encoding thiamine ABC transporter substrate binding subunit, with amino-acid sequence MSTTRKFTAVAVGLGLVTLAACGSSDSGDEGSGSKTVTLVSHDSFAYTKDVLKTFEKESGYKVRVLKDGDAGTAVNKAILTKDNPQGDVFFGVDNTLLSRALDNGLFQSYEAKGAGGIKAEYRVDQDKHRVTPIDSGDICVNYDKAYFSEHKLAPPTSFDDLIKPAYKNLLVTENASTSSPGLGFLLGTAAKYGDDGWQGYWKKLKANGVKVVDGWEQAYNVEFSGSAGGKKAKGDRPLVVSYASSPPAEVIYADPIPKTAPTGVADGTCFRQVEYAGLLSNAKNTEGGKAFIDFLVGKAFQEDMPLNMFVYPVVEGAKVPAEFTKFGPAAQNPETLDPAKIADNRDEWVKSWTSLVLK
- the rlmN gene encoding 23S rRNA (adenine(2503)-C(2))-methyltransferase RlmN encodes the protein MPKPGELTFVAPRGAKKPPRHLADLTPAERKEAVAAIGEKPFRAKQLSQHYFARYAHDPEQWTDIPAGSRAKLQEALLPELMTVVRHLSTDEDTTRKTLWRLFDGTLVESVLMRYPDRVTMCISSQAGCGMNCPFCATGQAGLDRNLSTGEIVHQIVDGMRALRDGEIPGGPARLSNIVFMGMGEPLANYKRVVQSIRALTDPEPDGLGLSQRGITVSTVGLVPAIHRFADEGFKCRLAISLHAPDDELRDTLVPVNTRWKVREVLDAGWEYAARSGRRLSIEYALIRDINDQAWRGDRLGRMLKGKPVHVNLIPLNPTPGSKWTASRPEDEKAFVEAIAAHGVPVTVRDTRGQEIDGACGQLAATER
- a CDS encoding phosphatidate cytidylyltransferase, which encodes MNDSSWGAPPQAGYWAPSDQGPVQGAAPAGPAYDAHHAQQTRPMPDVPAHGGDQDDDRGAARTGGPLFGDETPPTSPQASSHQASSHQAQNPQEPMSSAAHPAPAPQKKSAGRDLGAAIGVGVGLAAVIVASLFVVKAAFVGVITVAVVVGLWELTSRLAEQKGIKAPLVPLAVGGAALVISGYVRGAEGAWVAMALTALAVLVWRMTEPPEGYLKDVTAGVFAAFYIPFLATFVAMMLTADDGARRVLTFLLLAVVSDTGAYAVGWRFGRHKLAPRISPGKTREGLLGAVAFAMAAGAVCMQFLVDDGTWWQGLLLGLAVAASATLGDLGESMIKRDLGIKDMGTLLPGHGGIMDRLDSLLPTAPVVWLLMVIFVGSG
- the frr gene encoding ribosome recycling factor, whose amino-acid sequence is MIEETLLEAEEKMEKAVVVAKEDFAAIRTGRAHPAMFNKIVADYYGALTPINQLASFSVPEPRMAVVTPFDKSAMRNIEQAIRDSDLGVNPSNDGNIIRVVFPELTEERRKDYIKVARTKAEDSKISIRSVRRKAKDAIDKLIKDGEVGEDEGRRAEKELDDTTAKYVAQVDELLKHKEAELLEV